The following are from one region of the Hydrogenophaga sp. BPS33 genome:
- a CDS encoding cytochrome c oxidase subunit II, with the protein MSQPTSSRSNLAEALSGWPPPVLDPQGPFSNTVTSLAWGLIALVTLIFVLVCVAMWVALYGSDTLRARLGGEGVVKWFGLFIPAGVLFVLLVWGLTLASGLSTIKGDELRMRVSGNIYWWRVSYLDAAGQETHADANELHIPVGRPVVLDMVSEDVIHSFWVPKLGGKMDMVPGRTNRLKLQADKAGVYGGQCAEFCGGAHSLMGFVVVAHEPADWERWHAARLARQQPQVAPVAPVNDEVQRGRQLFGDMGCAACHRIAGTEAQGLSGPDLTHVGSRQSLGAGILPNTRGTLIGWIGDSQSIKPNNRMPAYRTLQADELNALAAYMESLK; encoded by the coding sequence ATGTCACAGCCTACCTCCTCACGCTCCAATCTCGCTGAGGCCTTGAGCGGCTGGCCGCCGCCGGTGCTCGACCCGCAAGGGCCGTTCTCGAACACGGTCACCTCGCTCGCGTGGGGGTTGATCGCGCTCGTCACGCTGATCTTCGTGCTGGTCTGCGTGGCCATGTGGGTGGCGCTCTACGGCAGCGACACACTGCGCGCCAGGCTCGGGGGCGAAGGCGTCGTGAAATGGTTCGGGCTGTTCATCCCGGCCGGGGTGCTGTTCGTGTTGCTGGTGTGGGGGCTCACGCTGGCCTCGGGCCTGTCGACCATCAAGGGCGATGAGTTGCGCATGCGGGTGTCGGGCAACATCTATTGGTGGCGCGTGTCCTACCTGGACGCGGCCGGCCAAGAGACCCATGCCGACGCCAATGAGTTGCACATACCGGTAGGCCGCCCCGTGGTGCTCGACATGGTGAGCGAAGACGTGATCCACAGCTTCTGGGTGCCCAAGCTCGGCGGCAAGATGGACATGGTTCCGGGCCGCACCAACCGCCTCAAGCTGCAGGCCGACAAGGCGGGTGTGTACGGCGGGCAATGCGCCGAGTTCTGCGGCGGTGCGCACTCGCTCATGGGTTTCGTGGTGGTGGCGCACGAGCCGGCCGATTGGGAGCGCTGGCATGCGGCGCGGCTGGCGCGCCAGCAGCCGCAGGTGGCTCCCGTGGCCCCCGTGAACGACGAGGTGCAACGCGGCCGCCAGCTGTTTGGCGACATGGGCTGCGCCGCCTGCCACCGCATCGCGGGCACAGAGGCGCAAGGCTTGTCGGGGCCGGACCTCACGCACGTCGGCTCGCGGCAGTCGCTGGGCGCGGGCATTCTGCCCAACACGCGGGGCACACTGATCGGCTGGATCGGCGACAGCCAGTCGATCAAGCCCAACAACCGCATGCCCGCCTACCGCACGCTGCAGGCCGACGAGCTCAACGCCTTGGCCGCGTACATGGAGTCCTTGAAGTGA
- a CDS encoding cbb3-type cytochrome c oxidase subunit I, with the protein MTPRIPPGVAGAVEDAANAASDTGFDARLYERFPTTGRRPRGEFEALKKVWATPTGWRALSAVNNNFIGFLFIVTAFGFFVAAGILSLVMRVQLAAPLADVVPQETYNQLFTMHGSVMMFLFAVPAVEAIAVLLLPQMIGARDLPFPRLSAYSYWAYLIGGTVFFCSIFFSLAPSGGWFMYPPLSSGVYAKGINADFWLLGIGFIEISAIAGAIELIVGVLRTRAPGMALSKMPIYAWAVLIFGVMIILAFPAMIMVTFLLELERAFNWPLFDATRGGDPLLYQHLFWFFGHPDVYIIFIPASAMVSAMIVTVAQKPLVGHEIVVLALIATGFISFGVWAHHMFTVGLPGLSAGYFSAASMAVAIPAGAQVFAWIATLASGKVQRNVPSLFLVGGILIFVMGGLTGVMVGMVAFDGQAHDTYFVVAHFHYVLIGSMVFPLFAGFYYWTPMVNGRQLSERVGRWVFWLNFIGVHVCFLPMHLTGLMGMPRRVDTYLPGRSFDVPNMVSTVGAFIMAAGVLLFLIDAIRCYGRKDDGDGNARNVYHGGTLEWLSTGNYGVRSIPVVSSLEPLWNDAQLRKDVEAGRYFLPGTATGARETLITSSMRAEPQYVQIMPGPAWSPLLAALFTAGCFLLLTVKALVLSAACGVLAIVCIMCWVWQNDRHIAQKQVDAGAGILLPTYVTGPPSHGWWGAVLLTIVLGMIFLMAMFGYLYLFGSHPQWWTVTAPRSTLVPGLMLLGASAGLAYGARPLMARFTRGSGLSAWAMALSMACLVAAFAMDVQSWWNAGLRGDASGQGAAVYAMLAWHGSIVLTVVLSAFYYVARWTRGLAPGPANKTLEALRILFLFAALEGSAALLLPRLVPWGGV; encoded by the coding sequence GTGACGCCCCGCATTCCCCCTGGCGTGGCCGGTGCCGTGGAAGACGCCGCAAACGCCGCCTCAGACACAGGCTTCGACGCGCGGCTCTACGAACGTTTTCCGACCACGGGCCGAAGACCTCGCGGTGAATTCGAGGCGCTGAAGAAGGTGTGGGCCACGCCCACCGGATGGCGGGCGTTGAGCGCCGTCAACAACAATTTCATCGGCTTCCTGTTCATCGTCACGGCGTTCGGCTTCTTCGTGGCGGCCGGCATCCTGTCGCTGGTGATGCGCGTGCAGCTGGCCGCGCCGCTGGCCGATGTGGTGCCGCAGGAGACCTACAACCAGCTGTTCACGATGCACGGCTCGGTGATGATGTTCCTGTTTGCCGTGCCGGCCGTGGAGGCCATCGCGGTGCTGTTGTTGCCGCAGATGATCGGCGCGCGCGACCTGCCGTTCCCGCGGCTGTCGGCGTACTCGTACTGGGCCTACCTGATCGGCGGCACCGTGTTCTTCTGCTCGATCTTCTTCAGCCTGGCGCCTTCGGGCGGCTGGTTCATGTACCCGCCGCTGAGTTCGGGGGTCTACGCCAAGGGCATCAACGCAGACTTCTGGCTGCTGGGCATCGGCTTCATCGAGATCAGCGCAATCGCCGGTGCCATCGAGCTCATCGTGGGTGTGCTGCGCACGCGCGCACCGGGCATGGCGCTGTCGAAGATGCCGATTTACGCCTGGGCGGTGCTGATCTTCGGTGTGATGATCATCCTGGCCTTTCCGGCCATGATCATGGTGACCTTTCTGCTGGAGCTGGAGCGCGCCTTCAACTGGCCGCTGTTCGACGCCACGCGCGGCGGCGACCCGCTGCTGTACCAGCACCTGTTCTGGTTCTTCGGCCATCCCGACGTCTACATCATCTTCATACCGGCCTCGGCCATGGTGTCGGCCATGATCGTCACGGTGGCGCAGAAGCCGCTGGTGGGGCATGAGATCGTGGTGCTGGCCCTGATCGCCACCGGCTTCATCAGCTTCGGCGTGTGGGCGCACCACATGTTCACCGTGGGCCTGCCAGGCTTGTCGGCGGGTTACTTCTCCGCCGCGTCGATGGCGGTGGCCATTCCCGCGGGGGCGCAGGTGTTCGCGTGGATCGCCACGCTCGCCTCGGGCAAGGTGCAGCGCAACGTGCCTTCGCTGTTTCTGGTGGGCGGCATTCTCATCTTCGTGATGGGCGGGCTCACAGGTGTGATGGTGGGCATGGTCGCCTTCGATGGGCAGGCGCACGACACCTACTTCGTCGTCGCGCACTTCCACTACGTGTTGATCGGCAGCATGGTGTTTCCGCTGTTCGCCGGCTTCTACTACTGGACGCCGATGGTCAACGGGCGGCAACTGTCCGAGCGCGTCGGGCGCTGGGTGTTCTGGCTCAACTTCATCGGTGTGCACGTGTGCTTTCTGCCCATGCACCTCACGGGCTTGATGGGCATGCCCCGGCGTGTCGACACCTACCTGCCGGGCCGTTCGTTCGACGTGCCCAACATGGTCTCGACCGTGGGCGCGTTCATCATGGCGGCCGGGGTGTTGCTGTTTCTGATCGACGCGATTCGCTGCTACGGCCGCAAGGACGATGGCGATGGCAACGCGCGCAACGTGTACCACGGCGGCACGCTGGAATGGCTGTCCACCGGCAACTACGGCGTGCGTTCGATCCCGGTGGTGAGTTCGCTGGAGCCCTTGTGGAACGACGCCCAACTGCGCAAGGACGTGGAAGCCGGGCGCTACTTCCTGCCCGGCACCGCCACCGGCGCGCGCGAGACGCTGATCACCAGCAGCATGCGCGCAGAGCCGCAGTATGTGCAGATCATGCCGGGGCCTGCGTGGTCGCCGCTGCTGGCCGCGTTGTTCACCGCTGGCTGCTTCCTGCTGCTGACGGTGAAGGCCTTGGTGCTGAGCGCGGCCTGCGGCGTGCTGGCCATCGTCTGCATCATGTGCTGGGTGTGGCAGAACGACCGGCACATTGCGCAGAAGCAGGTGGACGCGGGCGCGGGCATTCTGCTGCCGACCTATGTGACCGGCCCGCCATCGCACGGCTGGTGGGGTGCGGTGTTGCTGACCATCGTGCTCGGCATGATTTTTCTGATGGCGATGTTCGGCTACCTGTACCTGTTCGGCTCGCATCCGCAGTGGTGGACGGTCACCGCGCCGCGCAGCACGTTGGTGCCGGGCCTGATGTTGCTGGGCGCGTCGGCGGGCCTGGCCTATGGGGCGCGGCCGTTGATGGCGAGGTTCACGCGCGGCAGCGGGCTCAGCGCCTGGGCAATGGCGCTGAGCATGGCGTGCCTCGTGGCCGCGTTCGCGATGGACGTTCAGAGTTGGTGGAACGCCGGGCTGCGCGGCGATGCCAGCGGGCAAGGCGCGGCGGTGTATGCGATGTTGGCGTGGCACGGCTCCATCGTGCTGACGGTGGTGCTGTCGGCGTTCTACTACGTGGCGCGCTGGACGCGCGGTCTCGCGCCGGGCCCGGCCAACAAGACCCTGGAGGCGCTGCGCATCCTGTTCCTGTTCGCCGCACTCGAAGGTTCGGCCGCGCTGCTGCTGCCACGTCTGGTGCCGTGGGGTGGGGTGTGA
- a CDS encoding SWIB/MDM2 domain-containing protein, whose product MTTAKKQTAFNRALTPSPELAAVIGSTPQPRTEVVKLMWEYIKANNLQNPKNKRNILADAKLKAVFGKDEVTMFEMTGLVGKHLK is encoded by the coding sequence ATGACCACTGCCAAGAAACAAACCGCATTCAACCGTGCCCTCACCCCCAGCCCCGAACTGGCCGCCGTGATCGGCTCCACGCCGCAGCCCCGCACCGAGGTCGTGAAACTCATGTGGGAATATATCAAGGCCAACAACCTGCAGAACCCGAAGAACAAGCGCAACATCCTGGCCGACGCCAAGCTCAAGGCGGTCTTCGGCAAAGACGAAGTGACGATGTTCGAAATGACGGGTCTGGTCGGCAAGCACTTGAAGTGA
- a CDS encoding autotransporter family protein: protein MAHAVDYPVNDTTELTQAVTLSNTDGDPDTTLTLGQNITTPAGTVFDLATSPTSLFISASGFGLNLNGAGTAWDTGSNNYVGVEGSVGTFALTVSNGATLRVRNFMDWSQGGLRIEDTGSGLTVDGDMVFGRAGDVTVNLANGGTLTTGRSFVGEDSVNTLANNISVVVDGPGTTWTADTYLMTGGAANGASITVSNGALTQVINGGAVMGRNGTGSMLVTGAGSRFTSSGSLYLGEFILEQGHGTLTVRDGGRVSAPLVNLGVGNAGSSGALLVDTGGVVETRVLRRGVGSATVTFDNGTLRALASGTLIQGFVAGTFNLGAGGMVLDSNGFDVVSASTLSGVGGLSKQGGGTLTLSAANTYGGTTAVAQGTLRAGLANAFSPTSAHTVAVGTVLDTAGLDQTVASLDNAGTVSLLGGAPGSTLTVTGNYVGHNARLHMGTALGDSTSISDRLVIDGAGASASGTTTVQITNLGGLGAQTTGDGIEIVRAVNGATTTAQTTKDAFSLEGDHVDAGAFEYRLFAADANNAGESWFLRSRSLAAGPSTTAYRVEVPLFAALPEQLRTGNRVMLGNLHQRVGDAAASGRADRQTWARFIGADHTVRQSGDASPSSEGRLHGLQAGIDLWAPTATWRAGLYVGQLNGDMRVRGFASGIANLYVGSNKLRSQYLGAYATYHHESGLYVDTVLQGGRHRYSVSPLTATAGHGKGDSLLASVEAGRAFDIAPGWTLEPQLQLIHQRVNLDEARITGADVQQHTRGHWTVRAGLRVKGDMSTAAGLLRPYARWNLYRGSSGTDTTRFTGPAGFADVATNTGGVSSELAAGATLALSATTSLYGEIGKLWAHSGDARHSSGLNGSVGLRVSW from the coding sequence ATGGCGCATGCCGTCGACTACCCGGTGAACGACACGACAGAGCTGACACAGGCGGTCACCCTGTCGAACACCGACGGCGATCCCGACACTACGTTGACGCTGGGGCAGAACATCACGACCCCCGCCGGCACCGTGTTCGACCTGGCCACCAGCCCCACGAGCCTCTTCATCTCCGCATCCGGCTTTGGTCTGAACCTGAACGGCGCGGGCACGGCCTGGGACACCGGCAGCAACAACTACGTCGGCGTCGAGGGCTCGGTGGGCACGTTCGCGCTGACCGTGTCCAACGGTGCCACGCTGCGCGTCAGGAACTTCATGGACTGGAGCCAGGGCGGTCTGCGCATCGAGGACACGGGCTCCGGCCTCACGGTGGATGGCGACATGGTCTTTGGCCGCGCTGGCGATGTCACCGTGAACCTGGCCAACGGCGGCACCCTGACCACGGGCCGCTCCTTCGTCGGCGAGGACAGCGTCAACACCCTGGCCAACAACATCAGCGTGGTGGTCGACGGTCCCGGCACGACCTGGACGGCCGACACCTATCTCATGACGGGCGGCGCGGCCAATGGCGCCAGCATCACCGTGTCCAACGGTGCGCTGACGCAGGTGATCAATGGCGGTGCCGTCATGGGCCGCAACGGCACCGGGTCCATGCTGGTGACCGGAGCAGGCTCGCGCTTCACCTCCTCCGGCAGCCTGTACCTCGGCGAGTTCATCCTGGAGCAGGGACACGGCACGCTCACCGTTCGCGATGGCGGCCGGGTGAGCGCACCGCTCGTGAACCTGGGCGTGGGCAACGCCGGTTCGAGTGGCGCGCTGCTCGTGGACACCGGCGGCGTCGTCGAAACCAGGGTGCTTCGCCGTGGCGTGGGCAGCGCCACGGTGACCTTCGACAACGGCACCTTGCGGGCGCTGGCGAGCGGCACGCTGATCCAGGGCTTCGTGGCCGGCACCTTCAACCTGGGCGCCGGCGGCATGGTCCTCGACTCCAATGGCTTCGACGTGGTGTCCGCCAGCACCCTCTCGGGCGTGGGCGGCCTGTCCAAGCAAGGCGGCGGCACCCTCACCTTGTCCGCCGCCAACACCTATGGCGGCACCACGGCGGTGGCGCAGGGGACGTTGAGAGCAGGCTTGGCCAACGCCTTCAGTCCCACGTCCGCCCACACCGTGGCCGTCGGCACCGTGCTCGACACCGCGGGCCTGGACCAGACCGTGGCCAGCCTGGACAACGCGGGCACCGTCTCGCTGCTGGGCGGCGCGCCCGGCAGCACGCTGACCGTCACCGGCAACTATGTCGGCCACAACGCACGGCTGCACATGGGCACCGCGCTGGGCGACAGCACCAGCATCAGCGACCGGCTCGTGATCGATGGCGCGGGCGCGAGCGCCAGCGGCACCACCACCGTGCAGATCACCAACCTCGGCGGCCTGGGCGCGCAGACCACGGGCGACGGCATCGAGATCGTCCGCGCGGTCAACGGTGCCACCACCACGGCGCAGACCACGAAAGACGCCTTCAGCCTCGAGGGCGACCACGTCGACGCGGGCGCGTTCGAATACCGCCTGTTCGCGGCCGACGCCAACAACGCGGGCGAAAGCTGGTTCCTGCGTTCGCGCTCGCTGGCGGCCGGCCCATCCACCACGGCCTACCGCGTGGAAGTGCCGCTGTTCGCCGCGCTGCCCGAACAACTGCGCACCGGCAACCGGGTGATGCTGGGCAACCTGCACCAGCGCGTGGGCGACGCCGCCGCCAGCGGGCGCGCCGATCGCCAGACCTGGGCGCGCTTCATCGGCGCCGACCACACCGTGCGCCAGAGCGGCGACGCAAGCCCCAGCAGCGAAGGCCGCCTGCACGGCCTGCAGGCAGGCATCGACCTGTGGGCGCCCACCGCCACCTGGCGCGCGGGCCTGTACGTGGGCCAACTCAACGGCGACATGCGCGTGCGCGGTTTCGCCAGCGGCATCGCCAACCTGTACGTGGGCAGCAACAAGCTGCGCAGCCAGTACCTGGGCGCCTACGCCACCTACCACCATGAGAGCGGCCTCTACGTCGACACCGTGCTGCAAGGCGGCCGCCACCGCTACAGCGTGTCGCCACTGACCGCCACCGCGGGCCACGGCAAGGGCGACAGCCTGCTGGCCTCGGTGGAAGCGGGACGGGCCTTCGATATCGCGCCCGGCTGGACGCTGGAGCCCCAGCTGCAACTGATCCACCAACGCGTGAACCTCGACGAGGCGCGCATCACTGGTGCCGATGTTCAACAGCACACGCGCGGCCACTGGACCGTGAGAGCGGGCCTGCGCGTGAAGGGCGACATGTCCACCGCCGCCGGCCTGCTGCGGCCCTATGCGCGTTGGAACCTGTACCGGGGCAGCAGCGGCACGGACACCACGCGCTTCACCGGCCCGGCCGGCTTCGCCGATGTGGCCACGAACACCGGCGGCGTCAGCAGCGAACTGGCCGCGGGCGCGACCCTCGCGCTGTCGGCCACCACCAGCCTTTACGGCGAGATCGGCAAGCTCTGGGCCCACAGCGGCGATGCGCGCCACAGCAGCGGGCTCAACGGCAGCGTCGGCCTTCGGGTGAGCTGGTAG
- a CDS encoding alpha/beta fold hydrolase — protein MNADGRPAQAPRAHAEALPLVLLPGTLCDARVWAPMLQCWPGGAPPTITPTLAGQQSAAAMARALLKVLPPRFALMGFSLGGIVALEMAAQAPERVGGMALVAANARPDPPENAAQREAGVAAARADMAGHLRRDLWPRYVAPARLGDAAMADAVLRMALAAGPAVYADQAAIANHRADSRPRLAALRMPVLIASGDEDLINPPDRQAEIAQAVSQARWVRFQGVGHFVPLETPEALAEAAGRWWAQSLLQA, from the coding sequence ATGAACGCCGACGGCCGCCCGGCACAGGCTCCACGTGCACACGCCGAGGCGCTGCCGTTGGTGCTGTTGCCCGGCACGCTTTGCGACGCCCGGGTGTGGGCGCCCATGCTGCAGTGCTGGCCCGGCGGCGCGCCGCCCACCATCACGCCCACGCTCGCAGGGCAGCAGAGCGCCGCTGCCATGGCGCGCGCGCTGCTGAAGGTGCTGCCACCGCGCTTCGCGCTGATGGGCTTTTCACTCGGCGGCATCGTCGCGCTGGAGATGGCCGCGCAGGCGCCTGAGCGGGTGGGTGGCATGGCACTGGTGGCCGCCAACGCACGCCCCGACCCACCCGAGAACGCGGCCCAGCGCGAGGCCGGCGTGGCGGCGGCACGGGCCGACATGGCCGGCCACCTGCGACGCGATCTGTGGCCGCGCTACGTGGCGCCCGCCCGGCTGGGCGATGCGGCCATGGCAGACGCGGTGCTGCGCATGGCGCTCGCCGCCGGGCCCGCGGTGTACGCCGATCAGGCCGCCATCGCCAACCACCGCGCCGACAGCCGACCGCGGCTGGCCGCGCTGCGCATGCCCGTGCTCATCGCCAGCGGCGACGAGGACCTCATCAACCCACCCGATCGGCAAGCCGAGATCGCGCAAGCCGTTTCCCAGGCGCGGTGGGTCCGGTTTCAGGGAGTGGGCCACTTCGTGCCGCTGGAAACGCCAGAGGCGCTTGCCGAAGCCGCGGGCCGGTGGTGGGCGCAGAGCTTGTTGCAGGCGTGA
- a CDS encoding LacI family DNA-binding transcriptional regulator — translation MPPPRVPSLSSARAVRSATASRGATPSGRATSYDVAVAAGVSQPTVSRCFAPESHISEKTRAHVLAVAEQLGYTPNVLARSLITRQSHAVGLVITRYTMLATPGLLHALGDELARAHKRLILLAVENDEDAGAALNDIRGYPLDGLISCATLDDASLLHFKRHGVPLLFFNRAPGKVGADSVSTHHAEGAAQLATALLAAGYQRFLCIGGPKKAPVSVERMKGFTATLAQAGMAPQMVVHTDFTYQGGHDAFLAAVQQGAKPDCVWCANDAMALGVIDACRWELGWQVPQDVAVAGFDDVAEASRSGYRLTTVRQPIGEMAARAVALLLERAQEPSLKPRAIAFDGNLVERASAALG, via the coding sequence ATGCCGCCACCCCGCGTCCCATCGCTTTCGTCCGCCCGCGCAGTACGCTCCGCCACCGCAAGCCGTGGCGCCACGCCCAGCGGGCGCGCCACGTCCTATGACGTGGCCGTGGCCGCGGGCGTGTCGCAACCCACGGTGTCGCGCTGCTTCGCGCCCGAGAGCCACATTTCCGAGAAGACCCGCGCGCACGTGCTCGCGGTGGCCGAGCAGCTGGGCTACACGCCCAATGTGTTGGCGCGCTCGCTCATCACCCGGCAGTCTCACGCCGTGGGCCTGGTGATCACGCGCTACACCATGCTGGCCACGCCCGGCTTGCTGCACGCGCTGGGCGACGAGTTGGCGCGCGCGCACAAACGGTTGATTCTTCTGGCGGTGGAAAACGATGAGGACGCGGGCGCCGCGCTGAACGACATCCGGGGTTATCCCCTGGACGGGCTCATCAGCTGCGCCACGCTTGACGACGCCTCCCTGCTGCACTTCAAGCGCCACGGTGTCCCGCTGCTGTTTTTCAACCGCGCACCCGGCAAGGTCGGCGCGGACAGCGTGTCGACGCACCACGCAGAAGGCGCAGCGCAACTCGCCACCGCGCTGCTGGCCGCTGGCTACCAGCGCTTCCTCTGCATCGGCGGGCCGAAGAAAGCCCCGGTGAGCGTGGAGCGCATGAAGGGCTTCACGGCCACGCTGGCGCAGGCCGGCATGGCGCCGCAGATGGTGGTGCATACCGACTTCACTTACCAGGGCGGCCACGACGCGTTTCTCGCCGCTGTACAGCAAGGCGCAAAGCCCGATTGCGTCTGGTGCGCCAACGATGCAATGGCACTCGGCGTGATCGACGCCTGCCGCTGGGAACTGGGCTGGCAGGTGCCGCAGGACGTGGCCGTGGCCGGCTTCGACGACGTGGCCGAGGCCTCGCGTTCGGGCTACCGGCTCACCACCGTGCGCCAGCCGATCGGGGAGATGGCGGCGCGCGCCGTGGCGTTGCTGCTGGAGCGCGCGCAGGAGCCCTCGCTCAAGCCCCGCGCCATCGCCTTCGACGGCAATCTGGTCGAGCGCGCTTCTGCCGCGCTCGGTTGA
- a CDS encoding ABC transporter ATP-binding protein has protein sequence MALVKLVNIEKRWGNVVGVARQSLDIQDGEFMVFLGPSGCGKTTTMRMVAGLEEPSDGQIWIGDKDVTDALPKDRDVAMVFQNYGLYPHMSVADNIGYPLKIRGVGREERQRQVQEVAQKVELEHLLARRPRDLSGGQRQRVALARAIVRRPQVFLMDEPLSNLDAKLRASMRAEIRRLQAEMRITTIYVTHDQIEAMTLADRIVVMKSGVIQQLGTPAEVYARPANLFVAGFVGSPPMNLLSATVQGGVVHVGVQRLDGLTPPATAQGDVVLGVRPEDLRVAAEGSAQDGEALLKGQVYMSELTGDAVLLTVEVGKDRLCVRGDRHLRLAIGDPVALALPAQHCHFFDPKTEARL, from the coding sequence ATGGCATTGGTCAAACTCGTCAATATCGAAAAACGCTGGGGCAACGTGGTCGGCGTGGCACGGCAATCGCTGGACATCCAGGACGGCGAATTCATGGTGTTCCTCGGCCCATCGGGTTGCGGCAAGACCACCACCATGCGCATGGTCGCCGGACTGGAAGAACCGTCGGACGGGCAGATCTGGATCGGGGACAAGGACGTGACCGACGCGCTGCCCAAGGACCGCGACGTGGCCATGGTATTCCAGAACTACGGCCTCTACCCGCACATGAGCGTGGCAGACAACATCGGCTACCCGCTCAAGATCCGCGGCGTCGGCCGTGAGGAGCGCCAACGCCAGGTGCAGGAAGTGGCGCAGAAGGTCGAGCTCGAACACCTGCTCGCGCGGCGTCCGCGCGACCTCTCGGGCGGCCAGCGGCAACGCGTGGCGCTCGCGCGCGCGATCGTGCGCCGTCCGCAGGTGTTCCTGATGGACGAGCCGCTGTCGAATCTGGACGCGAAGCTGCGCGCTTCCATGCGCGCCGAGATCCGCCGCCTGCAGGCCGAGATGCGCATCACCACCATCTATGTGACGCACGACCAGATCGAAGCCATGACGTTGGCGGATCGCATCGTGGTGATGAAGAGCGGTGTGATCCAGCAGCTGGGCACGCCGGCCGAGGTGTACGCGCGCCCGGCCAATCTGTTCGTCGCCGGTTTCGTGGGTTCACCGCCGATGAACCTGTTGAGCGCGACCGTGCAAGGTGGCGTGGTGCACGTGGGCGTACAACGGCTTGATGGCCTCACGCCACCGGCCACGGCGCAGGGTGATGTGGTTCTGGGCGTGCGCCCCGAAGACTTGCGTGTAGCTGCCGAGGGCAGCGCCCAGGACGGCGAGGCGCTGCTCAAGGGCCAGGTCTACATGTCCGAACTCACCGGGGACGCGGTGTTGCTCACGGTGGAAGTGGGCAAGGACCGCCTGTGCGTGCGCGGTGACAGGCACCTGCGCCTGGCCATCGGCGACCCCGTGGCGCTCGCGCTACCCGCGCAGCATTGCCACTTCTTCGATCCGAAGACCGAAGCAAGGCTCTGA
- a CDS encoding carbohydrate ABC transporter permease, giving the protein MSNTTTTTTTPTTTTSSSLPHRAVVAVPRSRARRHKDLGRNIAIVLITVLWVLPVVWIIATAFKPRADVFSLAILFEPTWANVVASFQSPYLVGARLLNSVLVTAGTLAIAIPVSTVAAYAFSRFRYPGGQVAPLVLLATQFLPPVIIVIPLFVVFRNLGLLDTRWALIIANLSFVVPYATWMIKGFFDALPPDMEEAAQIDGATRLQALWTVVVPVAVPGIATAAIFAFVVSWNEFFYALVLSRDHAVTLPVALMGARTEEGDAWDIMASMGLFIIAPMLILSRFVQRYFAAGLVAGAVR; this is encoded by the coding sequence ATGAGCAACACCACCACCACGACCACCACCCCGACCACGACGACAAGCTCTTCGCTGCCCCACCGCGCAGTGGTGGCGGTGCCGCGATCGCGCGCAAGGCGGCACAAAGACCTTGGTCGCAACATCGCCATCGTGCTCATCACGGTGCTGTGGGTGCTGCCGGTGGTCTGGATCATCGCCACCGCCTTCAAGCCACGTGCCGACGTGTTCTCGCTCGCCATCCTGTTCGAACCCACCTGGGCCAACGTGGTGGCCTCTTTCCAGTCGCCCTACCTGGTCGGCGCACGCCTGCTCAACAGCGTGCTCGTGACCGCCGGCACGCTGGCCATTGCCATTCCGGTGTCCACCGTGGCCGCGTACGCGTTCTCGCGCTTCCGCTATCCGGGCGGACAGGTCGCGCCCCTGGTGCTGCTGGCCACGCAGTTCCTGCCGCCGGTGATCATCGTCATTCCCCTGTTCGTGGTGTTTAGAAACCTCGGCCTTCTGGACACGCGCTGGGCGCTGATCATCGCCAACCTGTCGTTCGTCGTGCCCTACGCCACCTGGATGATCAAGGGCTTCTTCGACGCGCTGCCGCCCGACATGGAAGAGGCCGCGCAGATCGATGGCGCCACGCGCCTGCAGGCGCTGTGGACGGTGGTGGTGCCGGTGGCGGTGCCGGGCATTGCGACCGCTGCCATCTTCGCCTTCGTGGTGTCGTGGAACGAGTTCTTCTACGCGCTCGTGCTCAGCCGCGACCACGCGGTGACCTTGCCGGTGGCCCTCATGGGCGCGCGCACCGAAGAAGGCGATGCCTGGGACATCATGGCCAGCATGGGCCTGTTCATCATCGCGCCCATGCTCATCCTCTCGCGCTTCGTGCAGCGCTATTTCGCCGCAGGCCTGGTGGCCGGCGCGGTCCGTTGA